The Juglans microcarpa x Juglans regia isolate MS1-56 chromosome 8S, Jm3101_v1.0, whole genome shotgun sequence genome has a window encoding:
- the LOC121244942 gene encoding basic form of pathogenesis-related protein 1-like, whose amino-acid sequence MGYSSKTFLFLCLVGLTLAHVSLAENSDVQDFLNAHNAARAEVGVGPISWNKTLAAYAQNYGNQRRDCVLEHSMGPYSENICSGWSGFTVLEAVKMFVDEKQFYDYKSNKCVKGEECRHYTQVVWRDTTSLGCAKVRCHSGGIFVTCNYFPPGNNDGERPY is encoded by the coding sequence ATGGGCTACTCAAGCAAGACTTTCCTGTTCCTATGCCTGGTGGGGTTAACCCTAGCTCATGTTTCTCTAGCTGAAAACTCTGACGTCCAAGACTTTTTGAATGCGCACAATGCAGCTCGTGCCGAAGTGGGTGTCGGTCCAATTTCTTGGAACAAGACCCTTGCAGCCTATGCTCAGAATTATGGTAACCAGAGGAGGGACTGCGTGTTGGAGCATTCAATGGGGCCGTATTCAGAGAACATTTGTTCAGGCTGGAGTGGCTTTACAGTATTAGAGGCTGTGAAGATGTTTGTAGATGAGAAGCAATTCTATGACTATAAGAGCAACAAGTGTGTGAAGGGCGAGGAGTGCAGGCACTACACTCAGGTTGTTTGGAGGGACACGACGAGTCTGGGCTGTGCCAAGGTAAGGTGTCATAGTGGCGGAATATTTGTGACTTGTAACTATTTTCCTCCGGGAAATAACGACGGCGAACGCCCTTAttag
- the LOC121244997 gene encoding pentatricopeptide repeat-containing protein At3g13160, mitochondrial-like, translating to MWFSGIVRRSFTTVLQPESTTSIKSIANDLYRERSLELLVHKFKKFSELSRFRTRAGIYEDTVRRLAKAKHFRWIEEILEDQKKYEDISKEGFTVRLISLYGKSGMFYHAKRVFDEMPERSCSQTVLSFNALLGACLNSKKFDLVNELFKELPMKLSIEPDLVSYNTAIKAFCHMGWFDSAVSMLDELETHGVEPDLFTFNTLLNGLYGKGRFLDGENTWDRMKKKNIDPDIRSYNAKLIGLASQKKTKVAVELMEEMKTREVKPNSLSFNAVIEGYVNEGNLEEAKWWYDNIGERKGAPGKRTFEIVVPYICEKGELGLAFELCKEIFRRSFLVDVSLLQLVVDGLVMESKMKEAKKLAQLGKTNSYCRYDLTLPSVV from the coding sequence ATGTGGTTTTCTGGCATTGTTCGCCGCTCTTTCACCACTGTCCTCCAACCTGAATCCACAACTAGCATAAAATCcattgcaaatgatctttacaGAGAACGCAGCCTCGAGCTCCTCGTCCACAAGTTCAAGAAGTTCTCCGAGCTTAGTCGATTTCGTACCCGAGCTGGTATTTATGAAGACACGGTCCGCCGGCTCGCGAAGGCAAAACACTTCAGATGGATCGAAGAGATCCTTGAAGACCAAAAGAAGTATGAGGATATCTCTAAAGAAGGCTTCACGGTCCGGCTAATCTCATTATATGGAAAATCAGGCATGTTCTATCATGCCAAAAGagtgtttgatgaaatgccCGAGCGAAGTTGCAGCCAGACTGTTCTATCGTTCAATGCACTTTTAGGAGCTTGTCTGAACTCCAAGAAGTTTGATTTGGTTAATGAGCTTTTTAAGGAGTTGCCAATGAAACTGTCCATAGAACCAGATTTGGTCTCCTATAATACAGCTATTAAGGCATTTTGTCACATGGGTTGGTTTGATTCGGCGGTTTCAATGCTAGATGAGTTGGAGACGCATGGTGTGGAGCCAGATTTGTTTACTTTCAATACGCTTTTGAATGGGTTATACGGAAAGGGTCGTTTTTTGGATGGTGAAAACACATGGGAtagaatgaagaagaagaacattGATCCTGACATTAGGAGCTATAATGCAAAGTTGATTGGATTGGCATCACAGAAGAAAACCAAAGTGGCAGTCGAGTTAATGGAAGAAATGAAGACCAGAGAAGTCAAGCCCAACTCGTTAAGTTTCAACGCTGTGATTGAAGGATATGTTAACGAGGGAAACTTGGAGGAAGCTAAGTGGTGGTACGATAAtataggagagagaaagggtgCCCCAGGTAAAAGGACTTTCGAGATAGTTGTTCCCTATATTTGTGAGAAGGGTGAGCTGGGCCTCGCTTTTGAACTGTGCAAGGAAATTTTCAGAAGAAGTTTCTTGGTTGATGTTTCGTTATTGCAGCTGGTGGTGGATGGACTGGTTATGGAGTCCAAAATGAAGGAAGCTAAGAAGCTCGCGCAACTTGGAAAGACAAATAGCTACTGTCGGTATGACCTGACATTGCCTTCAGTTGTTTAG
- the LOC121244001 gene encoding putative protein TPRXL, with the protein MGSCISTCRPKKHSLEEFKHVQDKLVISQAPKTSIPHQYSNKISPSPPSPPTSTSSTSSTSSLSCTAGSTTASSCSSLSSSASSVLSSKDRSFSNEFLWSCVKENPHIVRINSIRENAILFSPAKVYAQKPDLVSKTMVAPVKHSIPKKVASSTPQKRVRSSSPTPLPRQKSFRRETEGSSPAYSVPNRIQRSPSPSWRFNGDRYGSFLTNTPIESHSKRMIGSRSNTVSSVPSSVRKETLRPASPSNNSSRPRPYLRNREMQIHRVGSKIDEAAVRKAVSDHDMDSIPMEEDIDNPLISLDCFIFL; encoded by the coding sequence ATGGGTTCTTGCATTAGCACATGCAGACCCAAGAAACATTCCCTTGAAGAGTTTAAGCATGTCCAAGACAAGCTTGTGATTTCACAAGCTCCTAAAACTTCCATTCCTCATCAGTACTCTAACAAGATTTCTCCTTCTCCCCCTTCCCCTCCTACTTCAACCTCTTCAACCTCATCTACTTCTTCCCTCTCTTGCACCGCCGGTAGCACCACTGCGAGCTCGTGCTCATCGTTGTCATCGAGTGCATCTTCGGTCTTGAGCTCGAAAGACAGATCGTTCTCCAACGAGTTCTTGTGGTCGTGTGTTAAGGAGAATCCACATATTGTACGTATCAATTCAATCAGGGAAAATGCTATTTTGTTCTCGCCTGCTAAAGTTTATGCCCAAAAGCCAGACTTGGTGTCAAAAACAATGGTGGCACCGGTGAAACATTCAATCCCAAAGAAGGTTGCTAGCTCTACACCACAAAAGAGAGTGCGGTCAAGCTCACCAACACCTCTACCACGGCAGAAGAGTTTTCGGAGGGAGACCGAGGGGTCGAGTCCTGCATATTCTGTACCAAACAGAATTCAGAGGTCACCTTCTCCAAGCTGGAGATTCAATGGTGATAGATATGGATCATTTTTGACAAACACACCTATAGAAAGTCATTCAAAGCGTATGATTGGCTCGAGGTCTAATACAGTAAGTTCTGTGCCATCATCTGTGAGGAAGGAAACACTTAGGCCAGCAAGTCCAAGCAACAATTCAAGCCGTCCACGCCCTTATTTGAGGAATAGGGAGATGCAAATCCACAGAGTTGGTTCCAAAATCGATGAAGCTGCAGTTAGAAAAGCAGTCTCTGATCATGACATGGACTCCATTCCCATGGAGGAGGACATTGACAATCCTCTTATCTCCTTGGATTGTTTCATCTTTCTGTAG